In Promicromonospora sp. Populi, one genomic interval encodes:
- a CDS encoding GNAT family N-acetyltransferase, with translation MHIAPESPALADVRTLLDEHLTDMFATSPPESVHALDHSALLAPSLTFWTARDDDGALLGCGALSALDPVHPPEVDAEIKSMRTATHARGRGVASALLDAILTEARRRRYTRVSLETGTQDYFAPARRLYARHGFTECGPFGTYTLDPHSVFMTLELPGPRTHEPGTTAPAAAETASS, from the coding sequence GTGCACATCGCCCCCGAATCCCCCGCCCTCGCCGACGTCCGCACGCTCCTCGACGAGCACCTCACCGACATGTTCGCCACCTCCCCGCCCGAGAGCGTGCACGCACTGGACCACTCGGCGCTCCTCGCCCCGTCCCTCACCTTCTGGACCGCACGGGACGACGACGGCGCCCTGCTCGGCTGCGGCGCCCTCAGCGCCCTCGACCCTGTTCACCCGCCCGAGGTGGACGCCGAGATCAAGTCCATGCGCACCGCAACCCACGCCCGGGGCCGCGGCGTCGCATCCGCCCTGCTGGACGCGATCCTCACCGAGGCCCGACGACGCCGGTACACCCGGGTGAGCCTCGAGACAGGAACACAGGACTACTTCGCCCCGGCACGACGCCTCTACGCACGGCACGGGTTCACCGAGTGCGGACCGTTCGGCACCTACACCCTCGACCCGCACAGCGTGTTCATGACCTTGGAGCTGCCTGGACCGCGGACCCATGAGCCCGGGACCACGGCTCCCGCCGCAGCCGAAACCGCAAGCTCCTGA
- a CDS encoding ribonuclease Z, which yields MFQRPANHRVSSRELVALGTASQVPTRTRNHNGYALFWDDEVILFDPGEGSQRQMLHAGISATALTRIAITHLHGDHSLGLAGVVQRISLDAVPQTVPVTFPESGRRWVEALCDSTAYYHQEHLALQGLSRDGVVPRVPGELHGPAVLSAARLDHSLEAYGYRLDEPDGRRMDQERLAAAGITGPDVGRLTKEGTLRTPHGTFRVEDVSEPRLGQSFAFVMDTRMCDAVWALADGVDLLVIESTFLDRDRDLARDHGHLTALQAATVAAQSGVRSLVLTHFSQRYTDPTEFEKEARTVFDGELTVAADLDRIPVPRRQ from the coding sequence GTGTTCCAACGCCCCGCCAACCATCGCGTCTCGAGCCGTGAGCTCGTAGCGCTCGGCACCGCCAGCCAGGTGCCCACGAGGACCCGCAACCACAACGGCTACGCGCTGTTCTGGGACGACGAGGTCATCCTGTTCGACCCCGGGGAGGGATCCCAGCGCCAGATGCTGCACGCCGGGATCTCGGCGACAGCCCTGACCCGGATCGCGATCACGCACCTGCACGGTGACCACAGCCTCGGGCTGGCGGGCGTGGTGCAGCGCATCAGCCTCGACGCCGTGCCGCAGACCGTGCCGGTGACGTTCCCGGAGTCCGGCCGGCGCTGGGTCGAGGCCCTGTGCGACTCCACCGCCTACTACCACCAGGAGCACCTCGCGCTGCAGGGGTTGTCCCGCGACGGTGTCGTGCCGCGTGTGCCCGGCGAGCTGCACGGCCCGGCCGTCCTGAGCGCCGCCCGCCTGGACCACTCGCTGGAGGCGTACGGGTACCGGCTCGACGAGCCGGACGGTCGGCGCATGGACCAGGAGCGCCTGGCCGCGGCAGGCATCACCGGGCCCGACGTGGGACGGCTCACCAAGGAGGGGACGCTGCGGACCCCGCACGGCACCTTCCGAGTCGAGGACGTCAGCGAACCCCGCCTGGGGCAGTCGTTCGCGTTCGTGATGGACACCCGGATGTGCGACGCCGTGTGGGCTCTCGCCGACGGCGTCGACCTGCTCGTCATCGAGTCCACGTTCCTGGACCGCGACCGGGACCTGGCACGCGACCACGGCCACCTGACCGCCCTGCAGGCGGCGACAGTGGCCGCCCAGAGCGGCGTGCGCAGCCTGGTGCTGACCCACTTCTCGCAGCGGTACACCGACCCGACGGAGTTCGAGAAGGAGGCGCGCACCGTGTTCGACGGCGAGCTCACCGTGGCGGCCGACCTGGACCGCATCCCGGTACCGCGGAGGCAGTAG
- the galE gene encoding UDP-glucose 4-epimerase GalE — translation MRVLVSGGAGYIGSHTVLALVAAGHDVIVVDDFSNSKPSVQGRLEALAGRAIPFHGFNLTDADKTERLFAHERIDAVIHFAGFKAVGESVTKPLDYYRNNLDSTFALAASMQKYGVTKLVFSSSATVYGEKAPVPYREDYEYLSSSSPYGQTKVMIERVLTDIAQISEGWKVALLRYFNPVGAHESGNIGEDPQGIPNNLMPFIAQVAVGRRDKLTVFGNDYPTADGTAERDYLHVTDLAAGHVAALEHLDDMSQPARAFNLGTGTGTSVLELLKAFERAVGHELPYEIGPRRAGDLPAFWADPTRANTELGWHATKTIDDMCADTWRWQSQNPNGFPGA, via the coding sequence ATGCGCGTTCTTGTCTCCGGAGGGGCCGGCTACATCGGCTCACACACCGTCCTCGCCCTGGTAGCCGCCGGTCACGACGTGATAGTCGTCGACGACTTCTCCAACTCCAAGCCATCGGTCCAGGGCCGCCTGGAGGCGCTCGCCGGCCGGGCGATCCCGTTCCACGGGTTCAACCTGACCGACGCCGACAAGACCGAGCGGCTGTTCGCGCACGAGCGGATCGACGCCGTCATCCACTTCGCCGGGTTCAAGGCGGTGGGGGAGTCGGTGACCAAGCCGTTGGACTACTACCGCAACAACCTCGACTCCACGTTCGCCCTGGCCGCGTCGATGCAGAAGTACGGGGTGACGAAGCTGGTGTTCTCGTCGTCGGCCACCGTCTACGGCGAGAAGGCGCCCGTGCCGTACCGGGAGGACTACGAGTACCTGTCGTCGTCGTCGCCGTACGGGCAGACGAAGGTGATGATCGAGCGTGTCCTGACGGACATCGCACAGATCTCGGAGGGCTGGAAGGTGGCGCTGCTGCGCTACTTCAACCCGGTGGGCGCGCACGAGAGCGGCAACATCGGCGAGGACCCGCAGGGCATCCCGAACAACCTGATGCCGTTCATCGCCCAGGTTGCCGTGGGGCGGCGGGACAAGCTGACCGTGTTCGGGAACGACTACCCAACGGCAGACGGCACCGCTGAGCGGGACTACCTGCACGTCACCGACCTGGCCGCCGGGCACGTCGCGGCGCTGGAGCACCTGGACGACATGTCGCAGCCCGCGCGGGCGTTCAACCTCGGCACCGGCACGGGCACGTCCGTGCTGGAGCTGCTCAAGGCATTCGAGCGCGCGGTCGGCCACGAGCTGCCGTACGAGATCGGCCCGCGCCGGGCCGGCGACCTGCCCGCGTTCTGGGCCGACCCGACGCGCGCCAACACGGAGCTCGGCTGGCACGCGACCAAGACGATCGACGACATGTGCGCCGACACCTGGCGCTGGCAGTCGCAGAACCCGAACGGCTTCCCGGGCGCCTGA
- a CDS encoding LysE family translocator, translated as MTVPEAMFLFALVAIPLTLMPGLDSALVLRTAVVSGRRHAYATALGINVGVLAWGVAAAVGATAVLAASETAYRALTLAGAAYLVWLGGRMLWSSFRPGRYDALPDAAVSTPALSSPAVSSDVPVTAGRRSAWRSFALGATTNLLNPKIGVFYLATIPQFLPDDVPHLLMGLLLAVEHDVLGFAWLALLINAAGLAKRWLSGRAIARVTDRVTGVVLLAFGGRLGWNALSGQARVL; from the coding sequence ATGACCGTGCCAGAGGCGATGTTCCTGTTCGCGCTCGTCGCGATCCCCCTGACGCTGATGCCGGGCCTGGACAGCGCGCTCGTGCTTCGCACCGCCGTCGTCAGCGGACGCAGGCACGCGTACGCGACGGCGCTCGGCATCAACGTGGGCGTCCTGGCCTGGGGCGTCGCTGCCGCCGTCGGCGCGACGGCGGTCCTTGCCGCCTCCGAGACCGCCTACCGTGCGCTCACCCTGGCCGGCGCCGCGTATCTCGTGTGGCTGGGCGGCCGGATGCTGTGGTCCAGCTTCCGCCCCGGCCGCTACGACGCGTTGCCCGACGCTGCCGTCTCCACCCCCGCGCTGTCGAGCCCCGCCGTGTCCAGCGACGTCCCCGTGACCGCCGGCCGACGCTCCGCCTGGCGCTCGTTCGCCCTCGGCGCCACGACCAACCTGCTGAACCCGAAGATCGGCGTCTTCTACCTCGCTACCATCCCCCAGTTCCTCCCCGACGACGTGCCCCACCTGCTCATGGGCCTGCTGCTGGCAGTGGAGCACGACGTCCTCGGGTTCGCCTGGCTGGCCCTCCTGATCAACGCCGCCGGTCTGGCGAAGCGCTGGCTGTCCGGGCGGGCGATCGCGCGGGTCACCGACCGCGTGACGGGCGTGGTCCTGCTCGCCTTCGGCGGGCGCCTCGGGTGGAACGCCCTGAGCGGACAGGCCCGCGTGCTCTGA
- a CDS encoding tyrosine-type recombinase/integrase — MAYTEQRTDSAGRTGHIGRFRVDGRLRSTRRFTAKREALAEARRQEEAGKHAEWVDPAASRVTVAQWFAIWQEARVDRAPRTIEAERERFRSLVSPTFGDRPLRQVTHEDVARWAATMTSPTTGETASPARRRDAARLLVALLDAAVDARRLRSNPARTPSGKVPSLPRAPKTKPHRYLSHEQLRRVADATTSPQTRTLILLTALTGLRWGEVSALTVADVDPLRRRLHVTKAYTRLDDGTLLLGDTKTHARREVPLPATLVEAVATQAAGRAPGDLLFTGTRGGALRRESFDRSAFRPAVLAAGRAVRTLRESLGLPASGLYDDAVVAAVRRLQTDGGLPPTGVCDPETWALVSDADRARRDGRVGGARTAGTGAGSLAGGMTRGEKVSRTRLLAALSRTTLGPGAEDFDTLTLHDLRHTAASLAISGGATVKAVQRMLGHESPVLTLSTYAGLFEDDLDALGDTMSAAFQASAVVLGTDPGGARILRGSFSASS; from the coding sequence GTGGCGTACACCGAGCAGCGCACCGACTCCGCGGGCCGCACCGGTCACATCGGCCGGTTCCGGGTCGACGGGCGCCTGCGCAGCACCCGCCGCTTCACCGCGAAGCGCGAGGCGCTCGCGGAGGCGCGGCGTCAGGAGGAGGCCGGTAAGCACGCCGAGTGGGTGGACCCGGCCGCCAGCAGGGTCACGGTCGCGCAGTGGTTCGCCATCTGGCAGGAGGCCCGCGTCGACCGCGCGCCGCGCACCATCGAGGCCGAGCGTGAACGGTTCCGGTCCCTGGTCTCCCCCACCTTCGGCGACCGGCCGCTGCGGCAGGTGACGCATGAGGACGTCGCTCGCTGGGCGGCGACCATGACCTCTCCCACCACGGGTGAGACCGCCTCGCCGGCCCGGCGCCGGGATGCCGCGCGGCTCCTGGTCGCCCTGCTCGACGCCGCCGTCGACGCCCGGCGCCTGCGCAGCAACCCGGCGCGGACGCCGTCGGGCAAGGTGCCGAGCCTGCCCCGCGCACCGAAGACCAAGCCGCACCGCTACCTCTCGCACGAGCAGCTGCGTCGCGTCGCAGACGCGACCACGTCCCCGCAGACACGCACGCTGATCCTGCTCACGGCCCTGACGGGCCTGCGCTGGGGTGAGGTGAGCGCCCTGACCGTGGCCGACGTCGACCCGCTGCGCCGCCGCTTGCACGTCACCAAGGCGTACACGCGCCTGGACGACGGCACTCTCCTGCTCGGCGACACGAAGACCCATGCGCGCCGGGAGGTGCCCCTGCCCGCGACCCTGGTCGAGGCAGTTGCGACGCAGGCGGCCGGCCGGGCGCCCGGCGACCTGCTGTTCACCGGGACGCGCGGCGGTGCGCTGCGCCGGGAGAGCTTCGACCGATCGGCGTTCCGCCCCGCCGTCCTCGCGGCAGGCCGCGCGGTCCGCACGCTGCGTGAGTCCCTGGGCCTACCTGCCTCCGGCCTGTACGACGACGCTGTGGTCGCCGCGGTCCGTCGGCTCCAGACCGACGGCGGGCTCCCACCGACCGGCGTCTGCGACCCGGAGACCTGGGCCCTCGTGTCTGACGCCGACCGGGCCCGGCGCGACGGCCGGGTCGGCGGGGCGCGCACTGCCGGGACCGGCGCCGGGTCTTTGGCCGGGGGCATGACGCGCGGCGAGAAGGTGAGCCGCACCCGGCTGCTGGCGGCGCTCTCACGGACGACGCTCGGGCCGGGCGCCGAGGACTTCGACACGCTCACCCTGCACGACCTGCGCCACACGGCCGCCTCCCTCGCCATCTCCGGCGGGGCGACCGTCAAGGCGGTGCAGCGGATGCTCGGGCACGAGTCGCCGGTGCTCACGCTGTCCACCTACGCGGGCCTGTTCGAGGACGACCTCGACGCGCTGGGCGACACGATGAGCGCTGCGTTCCAGGCGTCCGCCGTCGTGCTGGGCACGGATCCAGGCGGCGCGCGGATCCTCCGCGGAAGTTTTTCTGCGAGTTCGTGA
- a CDS encoding YciI family protein, giving the protein MAKYLLLKHYRRSGPEHVPGTDAPMDQWAPEEITEHIDYMRRFADKLTESGEFVSGDALSPEGTFVRYDGEGRPPVTDGPFAETKDLIAGWMIIDVESQERAYEAAAELSAAPGQGGRPLHEWLEVRPFLADPPATAG; this is encoded by the coding sequence ATGGCGAAGTACCTGCTTCTCAAGCACTACCGGCGCAGCGGCCCCGAGCACGTCCCCGGCACCGACGCGCCCATGGACCAGTGGGCGCCCGAGGAGATCACCGAGCACATCGACTACATGCGCCGGTTCGCCGACAAGCTGACCGAGAGCGGCGAGTTCGTCAGCGGCGACGCGCTCTCCCCGGAGGGCACCTTCGTCCGGTACGACGGCGAGGGCCGGCCCCCGGTGACCGACGGGCCGTTCGCGGAGACCAAGGACCTCATCGCGGGCTGGATGATCATCGACGTCGAGTCCCAGGAGCGGGCCTACGAAGCTGCGGCCGAGCTGTCCGCGGCGCCGGGCCAGGGCGGGCGTCCGCTCCACGAGTGGCTCGAGGTGCGGCCCTTCCTGGCCGACCCGCCGGCCACCGCCGGGTGA
- a CDS encoding RNA polymerase sigma factor — MRTLSPQVLGVLVRRGADFATAEDAVQEALIEAARHWPDDPPDDPKAWLVRVAGRKLIDAQRSEAARRRREERVHDEPAPGPTEQADDTLLLLSRCCHPALSPASAIALTLRAVGGLTTAQIARAFLVPEATMAQRISRAKRTITGERFDTPGDVRAVLHVLYLIFNEGFTGEISLAAEAIRLTRQLVAATSTDAVSTADPEIAGLLALMLLHHARQDARYAASGELIPLDEQDRSLWDTSMIAEGVDVLQVALARERLGEYQAQAAIAALHDDAPTADETDWPQILEWYDELTRLTDSPVVALNRAVAVGQVDGPRAGLAALGDIDPGLDRWDAVAAHLHERASDDAEAIRHYTTAADRATSAPERTHLIKQAARLRAAREDG; from the coding sequence ATGCGGACTCTGTCGCCGCAGGTCCTGGGCGTCCTCGTCCGTCGCGGAGCAGACTTTGCGACGGCCGAGGACGCCGTGCAGGAGGCCCTGATCGAGGCCGCGCGCCACTGGCCGGACGACCCGCCCGACGACCCGAAGGCGTGGCTCGTGCGGGTCGCCGGCCGCAAGCTCATCGACGCGCAGCGGTCCGAGGCGGCCCGACGACGCCGGGAGGAACGGGTCCATGACGAACCGGCACCCGGGCCGACCGAGCAGGCGGACGACACGCTGCTCCTGCTGAGCCGCTGCTGCCATCCGGCGCTGAGCCCGGCGTCGGCGATCGCGCTGACACTGCGTGCCGTCGGCGGGCTCACCACGGCACAGATCGCGCGCGCCTTCCTGGTGCCCGAGGCGACGATGGCGCAGCGGATCTCCCGCGCCAAGCGCACGATCACCGGCGAACGGTTCGACACCCCCGGCGACGTCCGGGCCGTGCTCCACGTGCTGTACCTGATCTTCAACGAGGGATTCACCGGCGAGATCTCGCTCGCCGCAGAGGCGATCCGGCTGACCCGCCAGCTCGTCGCGGCGACCTCCACGGACGCCGTCAGCACGGCAGACCCCGAGATCGCCGGCCTGCTCGCCCTGATGCTGCTGCACCATGCCCGCCAGGACGCCCGGTACGCCGCCTCGGGCGAGCTGATTCCGCTGGACGAGCAGGATCGCTCCCTGTGGGACACCTCGATGATCGCCGAGGGTGTCGACGTCCTGCAGGTAGCCCTCGCCCGCGAGCGGCTCGGCGAGTACCAGGCGCAGGCCGCGATCGCCGCCCTGCACGACGACGCCCCCACCGCCGACGAGACCGACTGGCCGCAGATCCTCGAGTGGTACGACGAGCTGACCCGGCTCACGGACAGTCCCGTCGTCGCGCTCAACCGGGCCGTCGCCGTCGGGCAGGTCGACGGGCCCCGCGCGGGGCTGGCCGCCCTGGGCGACATCGACCCCGGCCTGGACCGGTGGGACGCCGTCGCAGCCCACCTCCACGAACGCGCCTCCGACGACGCCGAGGCGATCCGCCACTACACGACCGCCGCGGACCGGGCCACCAGCGCGCCCGAACGCACGCACCTCATCAAGCAGGCGGCACGCCTCAGGGCGGCCCGCGAGGACGGCTGA
- a CDS encoding MMPL family transporter — translation MSNGTRSLTVRTARWCATHPWRAVVGWLLLVVVCLGAGTAVGTNSGTIDDFWVGEAGRAESMADSSGLMPAPTEQVLITANGNDQLDAAAAERAANDVRRRMEALPAVTSVAEPAWSADRTALLVDVTLRGDNETAEDDVAGLLEQTAATQAAHTDVTVEQTGGASMSNEVDESMGQNLLRTEAISLPVTFVILLVVFGTVLAAGIPILLALTAFTGAVGLYGLASWIFPDAGGAAMSVIFLLGMAVGVDYSLFYLKRIREERAHASLSAAGQIDHTAAIEAAAATSGRAVLGSGIAVVLALGGLYLADDVIFSSIATGAILVTALAVVGSLTVLPALLALLGGRIDRGLRGRRRTGGRGTEGRARGENAAWTAVLRPVVRRPLVTLLVSVAVTGALAAPALTMKLGTEGAETFPDSLPTVATYDRLTGAFPSQGPAHLVLARGDDPAAPLQALADRTRGDELFAQDQHPEVVVADDGTTALLRLPVPFSENSAEAQRSLDRLRAELVPEAMQGAAAGTEIAVSGEVARGVDYAAHQAERLPWVIVFVSLTTLVIMFVVFRSVPLALLGVVLNLATVLVSWGVLTLVFQGTWAEGLLGFDSVGFVGSRTPLMVVAILVGLSTDYQIFVVSRIREAARRGLPTRQAVVKGIAGSASVVTSAAVIMVSIFGSFLFFDRIEMKQMAVGLTVAVLFDAIVLRALILPSVITLLGERTWWPVRMRPSSAPVAAPGVEAPGVEALQRS, via the coding sequence ATGTCGAACGGGACACGATCTCTAACGGTACGCACGGCCCGGTGGTGCGCCACCCACCCCTGGCGCGCAGTGGTGGGGTGGCTGCTCCTCGTGGTCGTCTGCCTCGGCGCGGGCACCGCGGTCGGCACCAACTCGGGCACCATCGATGACTTCTGGGTCGGCGAGGCCGGGCGGGCGGAGTCGATGGCCGACTCCAGCGGGCTCATGCCCGCACCCACCGAGCAGGTCCTCATCACGGCCAACGGCAACGACCAGCTCGACGCGGCCGCCGCGGAACGCGCCGCGAACGACGTGCGACGACGGATGGAAGCACTCCCCGCCGTCACGTCCGTGGCAGAACCCGCCTGGTCCGCCGACCGGACCGCGCTGCTCGTGGACGTCACCCTCCGCGGGGACAACGAGACCGCGGAGGACGACGTCGCAGGCCTGCTCGAACAGACCGCCGCCACACAGGCCGCGCACACGGACGTGACCGTAGAGCAGACCGGTGGCGCGTCGATGTCGAACGAGGTCGACGAGTCGATGGGCCAGAACCTCCTGCGCACCGAGGCGATCAGCCTCCCGGTGACCTTCGTGATCCTCCTGGTCGTCTTCGGCACCGTGCTCGCCGCCGGCATACCCATCCTGCTGGCCCTCACCGCCTTCACGGGCGCAGTCGGCCTGTACGGCCTGGCGTCCTGGATCTTCCCCGACGCCGGCGGCGCGGCAATGAGCGTGATCTTCCTGCTCGGCATGGCCGTCGGCGTCGACTACTCGCTGTTCTACCTCAAGCGGATCCGCGAGGAACGTGCGCACGCAAGCCTCTCCGCTGCAGGCCAGATCGACCACACGGCAGCCATCGAGGCGGCCGCGGCCACGTCCGGCCGCGCAGTCCTTGGGTCCGGCATCGCCGTCGTGCTCGCCCTCGGCGGGCTCTACCTGGCCGACGACGTGATCTTCTCCTCCATCGCCACCGGGGCGATCCTGGTCACGGCGCTCGCGGTGGTCGGCTCCCTCACGGTGCTGCCCGCGCTGCTGGCCCTGCTGGGCGGGCGGATCGACCGTGGTCTGCGGGGACGCCGCCGCACTGGTGGCCGTGGCACGGAGGGCCGGGCCAGGGGCGAGAACGCGGCGTGGACCGCGGTGCTGCGTCCCGTGGTGCGCCGTCCGCTCGTCACGCTGCTCGTCAGTGTCGCCGTCACCGGTGCGTTGGCCGCGCCCGCGCTGACCATGAAGCTCGGCACCGAGGGCGCGGAGACGTTCCCCGACTCCCTCCCCACGGTGGCCACCTACGACCGCCTGACCGGCGCGTTCCCCTCTCAGGGGCCTGCGCACCTCGTGCTGGCTCGCGGGGACGACCCCGCTGCCCCGCTGCAGGCGCTCGCGGACCGGACCAGGGGTGACGAGCTCTTCGCACAGGACCAGCATCCCGAGGTCGTCGTAGCCGACGACGGCACGACGGCGCTGCTGCGGCTCCCCGTACCGTTCTCCGAGAACTCCGCCGAGGCGCAACGATCGCTGGACCGCCTCCGGGCCGAGCTCGTCCCCGAAGCGATGCAGGGGGCGGCGGCCGGCACGGAGATCGCCGTCTCCGGCGAGGTCGCACGTGGTGTGGACTATGCGGCGCACCAGGCAGAGCGGCTGCCCTGGGTCATCGTGTTCGTGTCCCTGACCACGCTCGTCATCATGTTCGTCGTGTTCCGCTCCGTCCCGCTGGCGCTGCTGGGTGTGGTGCTCAACCTTGCGACGGTGCTCGTGTCCTGGGGCGTGCTGACCCTGGTCTTCCAGGGGACCTGGGCGGAGGGTCTGCTCGGGTTCGACTCGGTGGGCTTTGTCGGCTCGCGCACGCCGCTGATGGTGGTCGCGATCCTGGTGGGGCTCTCCACGGACTACCAGATCTTCGTCGTGAGCCGGATCCGGGAGGCCGCGCGTCGTGGGCTACCCACCCGGCAGGCGGTGGTGAAGGGCATCGCCGGCTCCGCGAGCGTGGTCACCAGCGCGGCCGTCATCATGGTCTCCATCTTCGGCAGCTTCCTGTTCTTCGACCGGATCGAGATGAAGCAGATGGCCGTCGGGCTCACCGTCGCCGTGCTCTTCGACGCGATAGTCCTGCGCGCCCTCATCCTGCCGTCCGTGATCACGCTGCTGGGCGAGCGCACGTGGTGGCCGGTCAGGATGCGGCCGAGCTCGGCCCCGGTGGCGGCGCCGGGTGTGGAGGCGCCAGGCGTGGAGGCGCTTCAGCGCAGCTGA
- a CDS encoding MerR family transcriptional regulator gives MSQNLQDGVRLRPIDLAREHGLSTQAIRNYEEAGILPPAGRTTHGYRTYGPLHARALRAFLALVPGHGHQTATTIMRAVNDGAAAEAFRLIDESHAQLLDDRRTLQAVENALRDLGPGRGPGSNRIRGSSQAKADAAPSDTFIGPLAASLRIRPATLRVWERAGLVHPRRDPQTGYRVYTSDDVRDAKLTHQLRRGGYLLEQIAPLIAQVRTAGGLEPLEATLHGWNDRLSARGRALLAGAAALEAYLQRSG, from the coding sequence ATGAGCCAGAACCTTCAAGACGGCGTTCGGCTCAGGCCCATCGACCTGGCGCGCGAGCACGGTCTGTCCACGCAGGCGATCAGGAACTACGAGGAGGCCGGCATCCTCCCGCCTGCGGGCCGCACAACGCACGGATACCGCACCTACGGTCCGTTGCACGCGCGGGCGCTGCGCGCCTTTCTCGCCCTCGTACCCGGCCACGGCCATCAGACGGCGACGACGATCATGCGAGCCGTGAACGACGGCGCGGCCGCCGAGGCGTTCCGCCTGATCGACGAGAGCCACGCCCAGCTGCTCGACGACCGCCGCACTCTCCAGGCCGTGGAGAACGCCCTCCGCGACCTGGGACCCGGCCGTGGCCCAGGATCCAACCGCATCCGAGGCTCCAGCCAGGCCAAGGCAGACGCCGCACCCAGCGACACCTTCATCGGCCCGCTGGCGGCGAGCCTCCGGATCCGGCCCGCGACGTTGCGGGTGTGGGAACGTGCGGGGCTTGTGCACCCGCGCCGCGACCCGCAGACCGGATACCGGGTCTACACCAGCGACGACGTGCGGGACGCCAAGCTCACCCACCAGCTCAGGCGCGGCGGCTACCTGCTGGAGCAGATCGCTCCGCTGATCGCCCAGGTGCGAACGGCCGGCGGGCTCGAGCCCCTGGAGGCCACACTGCACGGCTGGAACGACCGGCTGTCCGCCCGGGGCAGGGCGCTGCTGGCCGGGGCCGCTGCGCTGGAGGCGTACCTCCAGCGCAGCGGATGA
- a CDS encoding erythromycin esterase family protein, producing the protein MATDLKDITQPVDAAAIMRLLPTRPRLLALGEPTHGAEAVLQQRNELFRQLVEQEGYRTIVLESDCLMGLIVDEYVTSTAGSAGLELDDVLARGFSHQWDAYPGNRELVRWMRAFNEGRPAADQVRFAGFDGPLEIEAAASPRPVLTALHGYLSAQVDATLLPCTAEVLDSLLGADDQWTNLAAMLDPAQSVGQSAEARELRLLADDLVTLLDAQTPHLIAATSREDWDRARLYGRTATGLLRYHFWMADTSPGRMTWLLSVRDSMMAANLLTLAERGPALVNAHNSHLQRGRSTMSMWDHPLLEWWGAGSLVSAHLGEGYAFLATALGTIKHQGVDAPPSDTIEGLLYALGEDRCVVDAPRLVKALGDTRPDARVSPWFGYAPLEPAHLAGNDGIVFVKDVPPS; encoded by the coding sequence ATGGCGACAGACCTCAAGGACATCACCCAACCCGTCGACGCCGCAGCAATCATGCGGCTGCTCCCCACCCGACCCCGGCTGCTCGCCCTCGGTGAGCCCACCCACGGTGCGGAGGCCGTGCTCCAGCAACGCAACGAGCTCTTCCGGCAGCTCGTCGAGCAGGAGGGCTACCGGACGATCGTGCTGGAGAGCGACTGCCTGATGGGCCTGATCGTGGACGAGTACGTCACCTCGACCGCGGGCTCCGCCGGCCTTGAGCTGGACGACGTCTTGGCGCGCGGCTTCAGCCACCAGTGGGATGCCTACCCGGGCAACCGTGAGCTGGTGCGCTGGATGCGCGCGTTCAACGAGGGTCGGCCGGCGGCCGACCAGGTCCGCTTCGCCGGGTTCGACGGCCCGCTGGAGATCGAAGCCGCCGCGAGCCCTCGGCCGGTCCTCACCGCGCTCCACGGCTACCTCTCGGCACAGGTCGACGCAACCCTGCTCCCCTGCACCGCTGAGGTCCTCGACAGTCTGCTCGGCGCAGACGACCAGTGGACGAACCTTGCTGCGATGCTGGACCCGGCCCAGTCCGTGGGGCAGTCGGCCGAGGCCAGGGAGCTGCGCCTGCTCGCTGACGACCTGGTGACACTGCTCGACGCGCAGACGCCGCACCTGATCGCGGCTACCTCCCGGGAGGACTGGGACCGGGCCCGCCTGTACGGGCGCACCGCCACCGGCCTGTTGCGCTACCACTTCTGGATGGCGGACACCTCGCCCGGCCGCATGACGTGGCTGCTCAGCGTGCGCGACTCCATGATGGCGGCCAACCTGCTGACCCTGGCCGAACGGGGTCCGGCGCTGGTGAACGCGCACAACAGCCATCTGCAGCGCGGTCGGAGCACCATGAGCATGTGGGACCACCCGCTGCTGGAGTGGTGGGGCGCGGGATCGCTGGTCAGTGCTCACCTGGGCGAGGGCTACGCGTTCCTGGCCACCGCGCTGGGCACGATCAAGCATCAGGGCGTGGACGCACCGCCGTCGGACACGATCGAAGGACTTCTGTACGCGCTGGGAGAGGACCGGTGCGTCGTCGACGCGCCTCGCCTGGTCAAAGCCCTCGGTGACACGCGACCCGACGCTCGCGTGTCACCCTGGTTCGGCTACGCCCCGCTGGAGCCGGCGCACTTGGCCGGCAACGACGGGATCGTGTTCGTCAAGGACGTCCCGCCGAGCTGA